The Mucilaginibacter sp. PAMB04168 genome contains the following window.
CTAACAACCGCCCACGCCCGGCTACTTACATATACCTGCTGGGTTATGTTATGCTGGTACTCATCATTTACCTCCTGCACGGCCAGCCGCAGCAAATCAGCAGCCGAATAAGCCGAACCGTTAAGCCGAACCAATAAGTTTGCCGGGTTAATACGCTCTACAAAAAGTACAATACGCTCATAAGCCTGCAACCTTAACGGAAGCGTTTGATTATCGGCAGCTTTTTTTAACTCCAAAACCTGCAGCCGCTGCGTTTTATCCATATAGGGCTTAAATAAGTAAAAGGCTACTAATACTACACCCACGCCGGCAACGGTTAATTTTAAAATATCAAGCAATATATCGTACAATACCATGTTTTTATTATGTTAGTGGCAGGTCATAAATAACCAGGCGGCCACAAAAATCTGCAATTTAACTTATATTTGTATAGCTAAATTAAAATAACATGAGCACTGCTGTTGATATTGAACTTGCACCGGTTAGCTTTACAGAAGGCGCCGCAAAAGAAATAAGGAAATTAAAAGACCAGCAAGAGCTGAGCGATGACTTTGCTTTGCGCGTAGGCGTTGAGGGAGGTGGCTGCGCAGGTATGAATTACATACTCGGATTTGATCAGAAAAAAGAAGGCGATAAAGAGTTCCTGATTGATGGCATTAAGGTATACATGCACAAAGCGCATGGCATGTACCTGGCCGGCATGCAGGTTGATTTTCAGGATGGCTTAAATGCCCGCGGTTTTGTATTCAATAACCCTAATGCGCAAAGTACCTGCGGTTGTGGTACGTCATTCTCGGTATAAGCAACGATACCATATATAAAGCA
Protein-coding sequences here:
- a CDS encoding iron-sulfur cluster assembly accessory protein; the protein is MSTAVDIELAPVSFTEGAAKEIRKLKDQQELSDDFALRVGVEGGGCAGMNYILGFDQKKEGDKEFLIDGIKVYMHKAHGMYLAGMQVDFQDGLNARGFVFNNPNAQSTCGCGTSFSV